A region of Gracilinanus agilis isolate LMUSP501 chromosome 3, AgileGrace, whole genome shotgun sequence DNA encodes the following proteins:
- the RNF225 gene encoding RING finger protein 225, whose product DDEDGGGRGLEAESPILAPPSPTDCLICVSPFDGVFKLPKRLACGHVFCLECLARLSLATVGGGEGVACPMCRALTRLPPRRGPPALPTEAGLVPRAARDPALGPDSVRFDRRRGLLFVRPPPGPAKARQGGPLPAPLRLGRPQTRPLGWDRSTWAFHAAVALAVLVTAGLVVSGVYIFFLIPHSTATAAVLLPPPPPANSSGLPAPPPPEPAGAPPPEAAGEEEAEDRDVDVPRPWGPGGPEPTGPAAGRRGRAWVRPGGKEPRPSLLAGDTEAREPEGEAAGP is encoded by the coding sequence GACGACGAGGACGGCGGGGGGCGGGGCCTGGAGGCGGAGTCTCCCATCCTGGCCCCGCCCTCCCCCACGGACTGCCTCATCTGCGTGTCCCCCTTCGACGGCGTGTTCAAGCTGCCCAAGCGGCTGGCCTGCGGCCACGTGTTCTGCCTCGAGTGCCTGGCGCGGCTGTCGCTGGCCACGGTGGGCGGCGGCGAGGGCGTGGCCTGCCCCATGTGCCGCGCGCTGACCCGGCTGCCGCCGCGCCGCGGGCCGCCGGCGCTGCCCACCGAGGCCGGACTCGTGCCCCGGGCCGCGCGGGACCCTGCCCTGGGCCCGGACTCGGTCCGCTTCGATCGCCGCCGGGGCCTGCTCTTCGTGCGGCCGCCCCCGGGCCCGGCCAAGGCCCGCCAGGGCGGCCCGCTGCCCGCCCCGCTGCGCCTGGGCCGGCCGCAGACTCGGCCCCTGGGCTGGGACCGCTCCACCTGGGCCTTCCACGCGGCCGTGGCGCTGGCCGTGCTGGTGACGGCGGGGCTCGTGGTCTCGGGGGTCTACATCTTCTTCCTCATCCCGCACTCCACGGCCACCGCCGCCGTGCTCCTCCCCCCGCCGCCTCCCGCCAACTCCTCCGGGCTCCCGGCCCCGCCCCCACCGGAGCCCGCCGGGGCGCCGCCCCCCGAGGCAGCCGGGGAAGAGGAGGCCGAGGACCGGGACGTGGACGTCCCCCGACCGTGGGGCCCGGGCGGCCCTGAGCCCACAGGCCCTGCGGCCGGGAGGAGAGGCCGGGCCTGGGTCCGCCCAGGAGGCAAAGAGCCTCGGCCTTCCCTCCTAGCCGGGGACACTGAGGCACGAGAGCCAGAGGGAGAGGCAGCGGGGCCCTGA